A stretch of Nyctibius grandis isolate bNycGra1 chromosome 24, bNycGra1.pri, whole genome shotgun sequence DNA encodes these proteins:
- the RLF gene encoding zinc finger protein Rlf isoform X3 — translation MDSHDALLEFGNNNLQILVDITKEGVWKNPVLLKILSQQPVETEEANKLITREGPSFLQMRIKHLMKSNCIPQATFLSKLCADSPEIANVSSFRQAYITCVCSMLPNEDSIKEIAKVDCKEVLDIICNLESEGQENTAFILCTTYLTHQLQTANVYCSWELTLFWSKLQRRIDPSLDSFLERCRQFGIIAKTLQHLFFLIRVIQSEAEEAGLAVSVLLCVRALQIRSNGSDEMKTSVCKTIACLLPEDLEVRRACQLTEFLLEPTLSGFNALEELYMQPDQKFDEENAPVPNSLRCELLLALKAYWPFDPEFWDWKTLKRHCLKLLGKVASDSEDDASCNMSINETDMLETFFSDYDETKEHRYYYGRDTMNHPKEKVRVKKPIGSSERYQRWLQYKFFCVLCKKECIEARILHHSKMHMEDGVYTCPVCTKKFKRKELFVPHVMEHVKMPPSRTHRPKKKIILKKERSPQMTTASSSPPPVFQEKSHQPQLPENFENDTDEYVTFSQLENCQLQDRDIYPCPGTDCSRVFKQFKYLSVHLKAEHQNNDENAKHYLDMKNRREKCAFCRRHFMTSFHLREHERVHCGPQPYMCVSMDCYARFGSVNELLNHKQTHDDLRYKCELNGCNIVFSDLGQLYHHEAQHFRDASYTCNFFGCKKFYYSKTEFQNHLAVHNIQVSNGEAKQALKLGESAPKDKCSYLPESQLLEQSENSGLNNNLDPSGSQEIPQIKEEALSDSEDLDSESNCSLHCGDHSADAAVNQGQISPLLIETMAHNQSVPGFHMTQEGVLHPAGVKQQCSNVAVCFDETKVSCGFEGCCSTHKNSRSMQKHLRRAHPYNFKGKKHTEMKTKDFLDLLSDAQDSKSPTDISAELGHNSDTNADSPESLYCSVDAKGSNGLKEEACPSSPETSFYDSSKESNIEDNMLELMLGLKHLSLKNSNIQNSSRHKAFLGSLQSYSSRDAKCPESVDETTSKFQLQVQQDNLPSQYLTQLAAKPFFCECQGCTCEFVTREALLMHYVRKHNYSKEMVLQLNMFQHRYSPFKCHICQRSFTRKTHLRIHYRNKHQIGCERGTQKVCSNEKFDHVGLCTDDMHKNSTVPTPVCATNIEFLEHSDHSDQLCHPKKEDCSSETDLESSEETDNNVTRKTSNIGSLDSHREELEAREGRGSKRTVAKGNLCYILHKYHKPFHCIHKSCNSAFTSQKGLIRHYRTVHQYNKEQLCLEKDKARTKRELVKCKKIFACKHKDCGKRFLCSKALTKHCIDFHDEHLEDQKLLSEAESARFACNQPHCPAVFYTFNKLKQHLIEEHASEEKLNKDFEIHCDLNGCDRIFTNYSHYSQHVYFRHSEYYDSLFGNQREEEDDKETNEQSYLKDSFDVSKQNGKQLKEKSRRNSRSREKHLMNFKTKEEALQMCKEKSNQTQYPCMVQGCLSVVKLESSILRHYKRTHQMTNMYIEQRIQKLVVCVKCGIMIEKQSCSERAVELDKKGVEEDKSANPEHVQESEKPLVPNTDCDPPDVSNEDQKRCPSSSVSFDASAFMYSGTLKYNHSSKNTCFEEHNIRDTVTCKTKDFSESSERENSSYFSSLQLELPREEDPEGCQRSAVNQNAKRNVLCAPKDKFQKPPVSKPFDLKTYKPMGFESSFLKFIQESEGKDDDDDDDFDEVVEWESPEQLPVDKTLQKEGDGQGDTPVNDFVNDKNVTVPQNNHGQLTEIQPLLSESSSAPSLENLRAILDKALTDCGDLALKQLHYLRPVVVLERSKFSKPLIDLFPTKKADELCVGST, via the exons ctAATAAATTGATTACACGAGAAGGGCCTTCCTTTCTGCAGATGCGAATAAAACATTTGATGAAGTCAAACTGCATCCCACAAGCTACTTTCTTGTCAAAATTGTGTGCAGATTCTCCAGAAATTGCAAATGTTTCATCTTTTCGCCAAGCCTACATCACATGTGTGTGTTCTATGCTGCCTAATGAAGACTCCATTAAGGAG ATTGCAAAGGTGGATTGCAAAGAAGTGCTGGACATCATATGTAATCTGGAATCTGAGGGGCaagaaaacactgcatttaTTCTTTGTACAACATACCTTACTCATCAGCTTCAAACAGCAAATGTGTATTGCTCTTG GGAACTGACACTTTTCTGGAGCAAACTGCAGAGAAGAATAGATCCTTCTTTAGATTCCTTTTTGGAGAGATGTCGTCAGTTTGGTATCATTGCCAAGACActacagcatttatttttcttgataaGAGTCATACAGTCTGAA gcaGAAGAAGCAGGACTTGCTGTGTCTGTTTTGTTATGTGTGAGAGCCCTTCAGATCAGATCAAACGGAAGTGATGAAATGAAGACATCAGTATGTAAAACAATTGCATGCCTTTTACCAGAAGACCTTGAAGTTAGAAGAGCTTGTCAGCTCACAGAATTTTTACTTGAGCCAACTCTGAGTGGATTTAATGCGTTGGAAGAGCTCTATATGCAACCAGATCAAAAATTTGATGAAGAAAATGCACCAGTTCCAAATTCACTCCGTTGTGAGCTGCTGTTAGCTTTAAAAGCATATTGGCCATTTGATCCTGAATTTTGGGACTGGAAGACTTTAAAGCGACATTGCCTTAAACTGTTAGGGAAAGTAGCTTCTGATTCTGAGGATGATGCAAGTTGTAATATGTCGATCAATGAAACTGACATGTTAGAAACTTTCTTTAGTGACTACGATGAGACAAAAGAACATAGATATTATTATGGAAGAGACACAATGAACCACCctaaagaaaaagtaagagTAAAAAAACCAATTGGTTCTTCAGAAAGATACCAGAGATGGCTTCAATAcaaatttttttgtgtgctctGCAAAAAGGAGTGTATAGAGGCTAGAATACTGCATCATTCTAAGATGCATATGGAAGATGGTGTTTATACATGTCCGGTCTGTACAAAAAAGTTCAAGAGAAAGGAATTGTTTGTACCACATGTAATGGAACATGTTAAAATGCCACCTAGTAGAACACACAgacctaaaaagaaaataatactgaaaaaagagagatcaccacaAATGACAACTGCTTCCAGCAGCCCACCCCCAGTGTTTCAGGAAAAGTCACATCAGCCACAGCTGCCCGAAAACTTTGAAAATGACACAGATGAATACGTCACATTTAGCCAACTGGAAAATTGCCAGCTACAAGACAGAGATATCTATCCATGTCCTGGAACAGATTGTTCTAGAGTAtttaaacagtttaaatatttaagtgtaCATCTGAAAGCTGAACATCAAAACAATGATGAGAACGCAAAACACTACTTGGATAtgaaaaacaggagagagaagtgCGCTTTCTGTCGCCGACACTTCATGACATCCTTCCATTTGCGGGAGCACGAACGCGTGCACTGTGGGCCTCAACCATATATGTGTGTGTCAATGGATTGTTATGCTAGATTTGGGTCAGTTAATGAGCTTCTCAATCACAAACAAACACATGATGATCTTCGTTATAAATGTGAGCTAAATGGCTGTAATATTGTTTTCAGTGACTTGGGGCAACTTTATCATCACGAGGCACAGCACTTCAGAGATGCATCGTATACCTGCAATTTCTTTGGATGCAAAAAGTTTTATTATTCAAAAACTGAGTTTCAGAATCACCTTGCAGTGCATAATATTCAAGTGTCAAATGGGGAAGCAAAGCAAGCACTAAAACTTGGAGAGTCGGCTCCGAAAGACAAATGCAGTTATCTTCCAGAGTCTCAGCTGCTGGAACAATCTGAGAATTCCGGTCTGAACAATAACTTGGATCCCTCAGGCTCTCAGGAAATTCCACAGATTAAGGAAGAAGCTCTCTCTGACAGTGAAGATCTAGACAGTGAAAGTAATTGCAGTCTTCATTGTGGGGACCACAGCGCAGATGCTGCAGTAAACCAAGGCCAGATATCTCCTCTACTGATTGAAACAATGGCTCACAATCAATCAGTTCCAGGTTTTCACATGACCCAAGAAGGAGTCCTCCATCCAGCAGGCGTGAAACAACAATGTTCTAATGTGGCAGTTTGCTTTGATGAAACAAAAGTTTCCTGTGGTTTTGAAGGCTGCTGTTCCACACACAAAAATTCCAGAAGTATGCAAAAACACCTCCGCAGGGCTCATCCATATAACTTTAAAGGTAAAAAACATACAGAGATGAAAACTAAAGACTTTCTCGATCTGTTGAGTGACGCTCAGGACAGTAAATCCCCTACTGACATCAGTGCAGAGTTAGGTCATAATTCAGATACAAATGCTGACTCTCCAGAAAGCTTGTATTGTAGCGTAGATGCTAAAGGAAGCAATGGCCTGAAGGAAGAAGCTTGTCCTTCTTCCCCAGAAACATCTTTTTATGACAGTTCTAAAGAATCAAATATTGAAGATAACATGTTGGAACTAATGTTAGGCTTGAAGCATCTAAGCTTAAAAAATTCTAACATTCAGAATTCTTCAAGACACAAGGCTTTTTTGGGCTCTTTACAGTCCTATTCATCTAGGGATGCCAAGTGCCCCGAGTCAGTAGATGAAACTACCTCAAAATTTCAGCTTCAAGTGCAACAAGATAATTTACCCAGCCAGTACCTTACTCAACTGGCAGCTAAACCATTTTTCTGTGAATGTCAAGGATGTACGTGTGAGTTTGTGACCAGAGAAGCTCTCTTAATGCATTATGTTAGAAAGCATAACTATTCAAAGGAAATGGTTCTTCAGTTAAATATGTTCCAGCATCGGTACTCACCATTTAAGTGTCATATTTGCCAAAGATcatttacaagaaaaacacaCCTTAGAATTCACTATAGAAACAAACATCAAATTGGCTGTGAGAGGGGAACTCAAAAGGTGTGTTCTAATGAAAAATTTGATCATGTAGGTTTATGTACAGATGACATGCATAAAAATAGCACTGTTCCAACACCTGTCTGTGCAACCAACATTGAATTCCTTGAACATTCAGACCACTCTGACCAGCTGTGTCATCCTAAAAAGGAAGACTGTAGTTCTGAGACAGATTTGGAGTCCAGTGAAGAAACAGACAATAATGTAACAAGAAAAACATCCAACATAGGTTCTCTGGACAGTCATAGGGAAGAACTGGAAgcaagagagggaagaggaagcaaaagaaCAGTTGCTAAAGGAAACTTATGTTATATATTGCATAAGTACCACAAACCATTTCATTGTATACATAAAAGTTGCAACTCAGCATTTACCAGCCAGAAAGGTTTGATTCGCCATTATAGAACCGTTCACCAGTATAATAAGGAACAGCTCTGCttagaaaaagacaaagcaagaacaaaaaggGAACTtgtcaaatgtaaaaaaatatttgcatgcaaACACAAAGACTGTGGTAAGCGTTTTTTATGTTCTAAAGCTCTTACTAAGCATTGTATTGACTTCCACGATGAACACTTGGAGGATCAAAAactgctttctgaagctgaatCTGCAAGATTTGCTTGTAACCAGCCCCACTGCCCTGCTGTATTTTATACCTTTAATAAGCTTAAACAGCACCTAATAGAAGAACATGCCAGTGAAGAAAAGTTAAACAAAGATTTTGAAATCCATTGTGACCTTAATGGCTGTGATCGAATTTTCACAAATTACAGTCACTACTCTCAGCATGTATATTTCCGCCATAGTGAGTATTATGATAGTCTCTTTGGAAatcagagagaggaggaagatgataAAGAGACAAATGAACAAAGTTATTTGAAAGACAGTTTTGATGTAAGCAAGCAGAATGGGaagcagttaaaagaaaaatctagaaGAAATAGCAGAAGTAGAGAAAAGCATTTGatgaatttcaaaacaaaagaggaaGCCCTACAAATGTGCAAAGAGAAGTCTAATCAGACCCAGTACCCTTGCATGGTTCAAGGATGTCTGTCTGTTGTCAAACTGGAAAGCAGCATACTGAGGCACTATAAGCGCACACATCAGATGACCAATATGTATATAGAGCAACGGATTCAGAAACTTGTTGTTTGTGTTAAATGTGGCATAATGATTGAAAAACAGTCCTGCTCCGAAAGAGCTGTAGAGTTGGATAAAAAAGGTGTAGAAGAGGATAAATCAGCTAATCCTGAGCATGTGCAGGAAAGTGAAAAACCTCTTGTTCCAAATACTGACTGTGATCCTCCAGATGTAAGCAACGAAGACCAAAAAAGATGTCCATCGAGTAGTGTGAGTTTTGATGCGAGTGCCTTTATGTATTCAGGCACTTTAAAATACAACCACAGTTCAAAGAACACCTGTTTTGAAGAGCATAACATCAGGGACACGGTTACGTGCAAAActaaagatttttctgaaagtagTGAAAGAGAGAATAGCTCTTATTTCTCCAGTTTACAATTAGAGTTGCCAAGAGAGGAAGACCCAGAAGGATGTCAACGTAGCGCAGTTAATCagaatgcaaaaagaaatgtaCTTTGTGCTCCAAAAGACAAATTTCAGAAGCCTCCAGTGTCCAAACCATTTGATTTAAAGACATATAAACCAATGGGATTTgagtcttcatttttaaaatttattcagGAAAGTGAGGGGAAAGATGATGACGATGATGATGATTTTGATGAAGTAGTAGAATGGGAGTCTCCTGAGCAGCTGCCGGTAGATAAAACCTTGCAAAAAGAGGGAGATGGTCAAGGGGATACACCAGTAAACGACTTTGTAAATGACAAAAATGTAACCGTACCCCAAAATAATCACGGGCAGCTAACAGAAATCCAGCCCCTGTTGTCAGAATCGTCATCTGCCCCTTCTTTAGAAAATTTGAGGGCGATCTTGGACAAGGCACTAACGGACTGTGGAGACCTTGCCTTAAAACAGCTTCATTACTTAAGACCAGTCGTTGTTCTTGAAAGATCCAAGTTTTCCAAACCGCTCATAGACTTATTTCCAACAAAAAAGGCCGATGAGCTTTGTGTAGGAAGTACGTAA